One window of Lytechinus variegatus isolate NC3 chromosome 2, Lvar_3.0, whole genome shotgun sequence genomic DNA carries:
- the LOC121408828 gene encoding protein nanos-like, whose translation MLSFHLELANEDTRTNNNPYSVTMFDPFQDYFGLSGLLSNCKLNGDFKNSSHLHTDDFNSNGVDVPVTNPAMGDLNNNVVSNASTAGFLPLNVDITELSKVMRGAGRRPNGRSLGTAARPPSWCVFCKNNGESELVYASHKLKSEDGITTCPILRAYTCPLCGTNGDRAHTIKYCPVNKAKEDVGPGTIGQTSQYRTPRTSTGRRRTSSISNASTSGFN comes from the coding sequence ATGTTGTCATTTCATCTTGAACTAGCGAACGAGGACACTCGAACCAATAATAATCCGTACTCTGTTACAATGTTCGATCCATTCCAAGACTACTTTGGCCTGAGTGGGCTATTGTCCAACTGCAAACTAAATGGAGATTTCAAAAACTCTAGTCATTTGCACACCGATGATTTCAACTCTAATGGAGTCGATGTTCCTGTCACTAACCCGGCAATGGGCGATCTGAACAACAACGTAGTGTCAAATGCAAGCACAGCTGGGTTCCTACCTCTGAACGTCGATATTACCGAACTTTCGAAAGTGATGAGAGGAGCGGGCCGACGCCCCAATGGCAGATCACTGGGTACGGCAGCCCGGCCACCGTCATGGTGCGTGTTTTGTAAAAACAATGGTGAAAGTGAGTTGGTCTACGCCAGCCACAAGTTGAAGTCCGAGGATGGCATCACTACCTGCCCAATACTAAGGGCGTACACCTGTCCGCTCTGTGGGACGAATGGGGACCGCGCCCACACCATCAAATACTGCCCGGTCAATAAGGCCAAGGAGGATGTCGGACCAGGTACCATCGGACAGACGTCGCAATATCGTACGCCACGCACATCAACCGGTCGAAGACGAACCTCCAGCATCAGTAATGCCAGCACCAGCGGCTTCAACTAG
- the LOC121408829 gene encoding uncharacterized protein LOC121408829 codes for MTSDHGEDPQLKLLLLSQRLTSLKRQREYNLKDFAVEDEAVNDMDAGIDKGFSEEGNEQTDVDEFLSKRFDDETDNETYSEKENEDELDEKYVESDDDLIAPWSYDLESHEGESENNDVEEDNNGLSHVAFSKHLLIDKPEAECSKTGVGFSRLADYYRYPEFLHNIERTKNMDKDNENDGDCTKGRDNDDEEAAGMKRHDPSDESSQLPSWKSASNRKSARKSGLKKKIRQTMSGRLLDISDDVAVSSDAMVRMDTLFHQCVCAFPWRCEHSTLARKTDVYLHEDKMKKISRCGHGGSEIESQSCGRGDYLTGWGLPKNGAGQYRYGGGGRKVSSAKESNRRRKYDPFIHRNISDSSKYTFKHYQDWQAYVDEYRRYYSVGQTGRAMKSHQIPEGGGRREAVVIVRTLSESLIRPRIQECNIPNWDDFTDLSTTPMRPLHIGPGYRSAKVPDLGVTWLAAATAHHHEVPADYRHPASRHIKLSNIRQPDSMTTHIKKRHQHALLESSSSTPRVGTILPHDAGMTIPMEPLHIVEDFRKGPRKERLTADMQPIGCRFLASWRPNESTRVRSAKTRSRKKKSSDGIQTDEGSSSHGQIYSKQSSLQPFSKAQSQTRAGILKLFTPPKGLDVFHVPSGADDTCQVNDTTSISTSEIKVKGKSSPASTKWTNMSTSAGDKRSRSDSHDNSASGKRSATKSGTLARRPTTRLNNEPQTPQKELLHVRGENKKNKQQDVKSRDDKITETPSSSKEDIGVFAKTRIKLVAPFAQPLTQDNVLIGSPYMTTSPHFGSEELSATVQSTSCPAH; via the exons ATGACCAGCGACCATGGAGAAGATCCTCAACTTAAACTTCTCCTTCTTTCTCAACGACTGACCTCTTTAAAACGGCAACGAGAGTACAACCTGAAGGACTTTGCTGTGGAAGATGAAGCCGTGAACGACATGGATGCCGGTATTGATAAAGGGTTTAGTGAGGAGGGGAATGAACAAACGGACGTCGATGAATTTCTATCTAAGCGATTCGATGACGAGACAGACAATGAAACTTATAGTGAGAAAGAGAATGAAGATGAACTGGACGAGAAATACGTCGAAAGCGATGACGACCTCATTGCACCGTGGTCATATGATCTTGAATCGCATGAAGGTGAAAGTGAAAACAACGACGTTGAAGAAGATAACAATGGGTTAAGTCACGTTGCCTTCTCGAAGCATCTATTGATTGACAAACCGGAAGCAGAATGTAGCAAGACTGGGGTCGGATTCAGTCGTCTTGCCGACTACTATCGTTATCCTGAATTCCTACATAATATTGAAAGGACCAAAAATATGGACAAGGACAATGAAAACGACGGTGATTGCACCAAAGGAAGAGACAATGACGACGAAGAAGCGGCAGGGATGAAACGCCATGATCCATCTGATGAGAGCTCGCAACTACCCTCATGGAAATCGGCGTCGAACAGGAAATCGGCGAGGAAGTCgggtttgaagaaaaaaatcaggcaAACTATGTCTGGTAGGTTGTTGGATATTTCGGATGACGTCGCTGTATCTTCAGACGCGATGGTCAGAATGGATACCCTCTTCCATCAATGTGTTTGCGCGTTTCCATGGAGATGCGAACATTCTACGCTCGCTCGGAAAACGGACGTTTATCTCCACGAGGATAAGATGAAGAAGATCTCGCGTTGTGGACATGGTGGAAGCGAGATAGAAAGTCAGTCATGTGGGCGTGGCGATTATCTGACTGGGTGGGGCCTACCTAAGAATGGAGCGGGTCAGTACAGATATGGAGGAGGTGGAAGAAAAGTTTCATCCGCCAAGGAATCGAACAGAAGGAGGAAGTATGACCCATTCATTCACCGAAATATCAGTGACAgttcaaaatatacatttaag CATTACCAAGACTGGCAGGCTTATGTTGACGAGTACCGTCGATATTACAGTGTTGGACAGACAGGAAGGGCAATGAAGTCCCATCAGATTCCCGAAGGTGGTGGTCGTCGTGAAGCCGTCGTGATCGTAAGAACACTCTCCGAGAGCTTGATCCGACCACGGATACAGGAATGTAACATTCCAAATTG GGATGATTTTACGGACCTGAGCACCACGCCAATGCGACCACTCCATATTGGCCCAGGATATAGGTCAGCCAAGGTGCCAGACCTAGGTGTCACGTGGTTAGCTGCAGCAACGGCCCACCATCACGAGGTCCCTGCAGACTATCGGCATCCTGCCAGCAGGCACATCAAGTTGTCCAATATCCGTCAACCTGATTCTATGACCACGCATATCAAAAAGCGCCACCAACATGCCCTGCTAGAAAGCAGCTCGTCGACACCCAGGGTGGGAACCATCCTCCCTCACGACGCCGGCATGACTATCCCTATGGAACCTCTCCACATTGTCGAAGACTTTCGAAAGGGTCCTCGGAAGGAACGACTTACTGCCGACATGCAACCGATCGGGTGCCGATTTCTGGCGAGTTGGCGTCCGAACGAGAGCACCCGTGTGAGGAGCGCCAAAACGCGATCGAGGAAGAAGAAGTCATCCGACGGCATACAGACAGATGAGGGCTCATCATCTCATGGCCAGATATACAGTAAACAGAGTTCCTTGCAGCCGTTCAGCAAAGCGCAAAGTCAAACTCGAGCGGGAATTCTAAAGTTGTTCACACCTCCAAAAGGACTTGATGTCTTTCATGTTCCGTCAGGAGCTGATGACACATGCCAAGTGAACGACACTACCAGTATATCTACAAGTgaaatcaaagtcaaaggtaAATCATCGCCTGCTTCCACAAAATGGACAAACATGTCGACTTCTGCAGGAGACAAACGTTCTAGGTCAGATTCGCATGACAATTCAGCATCGGGTAAACGCTCGGCCACCAAATCGGGAACACTTGCCAGGAGACCTACCACAAGGCTTAATAACGAACCACAGACTCCTCAGAAGGAGCTCCTGCACGTGAGAGGGgaaaacaagaagaacaagCAGCAAGACGTCAAGTCAAGGGATGACAAAATCACGGAGACGCCATCAAGTTCCAAAGAAGATATTGGAGTATTTGCCAAGACGAGAATCAAACTTGTTGCTCCTTTCGCTCAACCACTAACACAAGACAACGTGTTGATTGGAAGTCCATACATGACGACTAGTCCTCATTTTGGAAGCGAGGAACTATCCGCTACTGTCCAATCAACTAGTTGTCCTGCTCACTAA